Proteins from a single region of Candidatus Binatia bacterium:
- a CDS encoding monooxygenase translates to MRTRICDMFGIEFPIFAFSHCRDVVAAVSRAGGFGVLGAVAFSPEELEVELRWIDEHVQGKPYGVDIVMPASSVAAQLGEIPPEEMEKTLEKMIPEKHRKFVEDVLERYRVPKLPEGETVRGLLGWTNTGAKSHVEVALAHPVRLLVNALGPPPREIVDLAHEHGVPVAALVGTAEQARKQVAQGVDVIVAQGTEAGGHTGEISTFVLVPDVVDAVHPTPVLAAGGIGCGRQVAAALALGADGVWTGSIWLTVTESDTIPVVKEKLLRAGPRDTVRSRSWTGKPARLLRTAWTEAWDSPDSPGPLPMPLQFMLTAEAQHRMHKYAHLEDSGAKELVGTPVGQIVGRMNSIRPARDVIYEMVEEFLDTVERLRQTLGAAAEAEARGSAD, encoded by the coding sequence ATGCGGACGCGAATTTGCGACATGTTCGGCATCGAGTTCCCGATCTTCGCCTTCAGCCACTGCCGCGACGTCGTGGCGGCGGTAAGCCGGGCCGGAGGCTTCGGGGTTCTCGGTGCCGTGGCTTTTTCGCCCGAGGAGCTCGAGGTCGAGCTCCGCTGGATCGACGAACACGTCCAGGGCAAGCCCTACGGCGTCGACATCGTCATGCCGGCCTCTTCCGTGGCCGCCCAGCTCGGGGAAATCCCTCCCGAGGAGATGGAAAAGACGCTCGAAAAAATGATCCCGGAAAAGCACCGGAAATTCGTCGAGGACGTCCTCGAGCGGTACCGTGTTCCCAAGCTCCCCGAAGGGGAGACGGTGCGGGGGCTCCTGGGCTGGACGAACACGGGCGCGAAGTCCCACGTGGAGGTGGCCCTCGCCCATCCCGTGAGGCTCCTCGTCAACGCCCTGGGACCGCCTCCCAGGGAAATCGTCGACCTCGCCCACGAGCACGGCGTACCGGTGGCGGCGCTCGTCGGGACGGCGGAGCAGGCCCGCAAGCAGGTGGCGCAGGGTGTCGACGTGATCGTGGCGCAGGGCACGGAAGCCGGAGGGCACACCGGGGAGATTTCGACGTTCGTCCTCGTACCGGACGTGGTCGACGCCGTCCATCCGACGCCCGTTCTCGCCGCGGGCGGAATCGGTTGCGGCCGGCAGGTCGCGGCAGCCCTGGCGCTCGGGGCGGACGGCGTATGGACCGGCTCGATCTGGCTCACGGTGACCGAAAGCGACACGATTCCCGTCGTCAAGGAAAAGCTCCTGCGTGCGGGCCCGCGGGACACGGTTCGTTCGAGATCCTGGACGGGGAAGCCCGCGAGGCTTCTGCGCACGGCCTGGACGGAGGCGTGGGATTCGCCGGATTCGCCCGGCCCGCTACCGATGCCCCTCCAGTTCATGCTGACCGCCGAGGCGCAGCACCGGATGCACAAGTACGCGCACCTCGAGGACTCGGGCGCCAAGGAACTCGTCGGTACGCCCGTGGGGCAGATCGTGGGTCGCATGAACTCGATCCGGCCGGCCCGCGACGTGATCTACGAGATGGTGGAGGAGTTCCTCGATACCGTCGAGCGGCTCCGGCAGACGCTCGGTGCCGCGGCGGAGGCGGAAGCACGCGGATCGGCCGATTGA
- a CDS encoding hypothetical protein (possible pseudo, frameshifted), translating to MSEPPREPVRYVEADLALPYHYVAGDYRARYLRALADKRILGSRCRKTGKVFVPPVVVAPDVFEPADEFVEVADRGVVTTFCIVNIPVYGRDIEIPYVAASVALDGADLSIFALVREVEPEEVRMGMRVEAVWKPDGERRGDYTDIQYFRPTGEPDAPPETFLHRL from the coding sequence GTGAGCGAGCCGCCGCGCGAACCCGTCCGCTACGTCGAGGCCGACCTGGCACTCCCGTACCACTACGTCGCCGGGGACTACCGGGCGCGGTACCTGCGCGCGCTCGCGGACAAGCGCATCCTGGGGAGCCGGTGCAGGAAAACGGGCAAAGTCTTCGTGCCGCCCGTCGTCGTCGCACCGGACGTCTTCGAACCGGCGGACGAGTTCGTCGAAGTCGCGGACCGCGGCGTCGTCACCACCTTCTGCATCGTGAACATCCCCGTCTACGGGCGGGACATCGAGATTCCGTACGTCGCCGCTTCGGTGGCGCTCGACGGAGCCGACCTCTCGATTTTCGCTCTCGTGCGCGAGGTCGAGCCCGAAGAGGTGCGCATGGGGATGAGGGTCGAAGCGGTCTGGAAGCCCGACGGAGAGCGGCGCGGGGACTACACCGACATCCAGTACTTCCGGCCCACCGGCGAGCCCGACGCGCCCCCGGAAACTTTTCTCCACCGCCTCTGA
- the atoB gene encoding acetyl-CoA acetyltransferase, with protein sequence MKRPVAVLGVGQTHHKARRSDVSLAGLVREAIDRALEDAGLEHRDIDAVVLGKAPDFLEGVMQPEQFLVGAVGAHGKPMLRVHTAGSVGASTALAAVTHVASGLFERVLAVAFEKQSEGNAMWALSPNLPFTPPLVAGAGGYFTPYIRAYIARTKAPPHIGPLIAVNARENAGRNPYAHLREPITMEDVLASPMLWDPIRYLETCPSSDGACALVVASEEAAKKAPRKPAWVKSGASFAEAMWVPGRDQVDPAAGRACAKAVYERAGIREPAKEIDTAEIYVPFSWFEAMWLENLGFCEVGEGWKMIDRGEQKFGARLPINPSGGVLCTNPIGASGMLRLGEAALQVMGRAGERQVEGAKVAVGHAYGGGAQYFAMWVVSSEL encoded by the coding sequence ATGAAGCGGCCCGTCGCCGTCCTGGGCGTGGGCCAGACCCACCACAAGGCCCGCCGCTCGGACGTGAGCCTGGCGGGGCTCGTCCGCGAGGCTATCGACCGGGCCCTCGAGGACGCGGGTCTCGAGCACCGCGACATCGACGCCGTCGTGCTCGGCAAAGCACCCGATTTTCTCGAGGGCGTGATGCAGCCCGAGCAGTTTCTCGTGGGAGCCGTGGGAGCCCACGGAAAGCCGATGCTGCGGGTCCACACGGCGGGTTCGGTCGGGGCTTCGACGGCGCTCGCTGCCGTGACCCACGTGGCTTCGGGTCTTTTCGAGCGCGTGCTCGCCGTGGCCTTCGAAAAACAGTCCGAAGGCAACGCCATGTGGGCGCTTTCCCCGAACCTGCCTTTCACGCCGCCGCTCGTCGCGGGCGCGGGCGGATACTTCACGCCGTACATCCGTGCCTACATCGCGAGGACGAAAGCGCCGCCGCACATCGGACCGCTCATCGCCGTCAACGCCCGCGAGAACGCCGGGCGCAACCCCTACGCCCACCTCCGCGAGCCCATCACGATGGAAGACGTCCTCGCGTCGCCGATGCTCTGGGACCCGATCCGCTACCTCGAGACCTGTCCTTCTTCGGACGGGGCTTGCGCGCTCGTGGTGGCGAGCGAAGAGGCGGCCAAAAAGGCTCCCCGGAAGCCCGCTTGGGTGAAATCCGGAGCGTCGTTCGCCGAAGCCATGTGGGTCCCCGGGCGCGATCAGGTGGATCCCGCCGCCGGCAGGGCCTGCGCGAAGGCCGTCTACGAGAGGGCGGGGATTCGCGAGCCCGCGAAAGAAATCGACACGGCCGAAATTTACGTGCCTTTTTCGTGGTTCGAGGCCATGTGGCTCGAGAACCTGGGTTTCTGCGAAGTCGGCGAAGGCTGGAAGATGATCGACCGCGGAGAGCAGAAGTTCGGCGCCCGGCTGCCCATCAACCCGTCGGGCGGCGTGCTCTGCACGAACCCGATCGGGGCTTCGGGCATGCTGCGTCTCGGCGAAGCGGCGCTCCAGGTCATGGGTCGAGCGGGCGAGAGGCAGGTGGAGGGCGCGAAGGTCGCGGTCGGGCACGCTTACGGCGGCGGGGCGCAGTACTTCGCCATGTGGGTCGTGTCGAGCGAGCTTTGA
- a CDS encoding 2-hydroxychromene-2-carboxylate isomerase, translating into MARKEVRYYFAFASPFAALADSRIDDLVAEAGAVLVPIPLVPPPTTSTPTGIAAQLQEWKFQYMYEDTERWARKLGLAWKPPQAARVDTTDATAGWYFAREKGKERPYRRAVFVARWSEGRDISDREVLTRCAEKAGLDAKEFLEALGTGRYHEEVPKAFELAAQDRVFGVPLFVVDGKRFWGNDRIDFLLEELRG; encoded by the coding sequence ATGGCTCGCAAAGAAGTTCGCTACTACTTCGCGTTCGCGTCCCCGTTCGCGGCACTCGCGGATTCCCGGATCGACGACCTGGTCGCGGAAGCGGGAGCCGTGCTCGTCCCGATTCCGCTGGTTCCACCGCCCACGACCTCGACACCCACGGGGATCGCAGCGCAGCTCCAGGAATGGAAGTTCCAGTACATGTACGAAGACACGGAACGCTGGGCCCGGAAGCTGGGCCTCGCATGGAAGCCACCCCAGGCGGCGCGAGTGGACACGACGGACGCCACCGCCGGGTGGTACTTCGCGCGGGAGAAGGGGAAGGAAAGACCTTACCGGAGGGCCGTCTTCGTGGCTCGCTGGAGCGAGGGCCGGGACATTTCGGACCGCGAAGTGCTCACCCGGTGTGCGGAGAAGGCGGGACTCGACGCGAAGGAGTTTCTCGAAGCGCTCGGAACCGGTCGTTACCACGAGGAAGTTCCCAAGGCCTTCGAGCTCGCGGCGCAGGATCGGGTGTTCGGAGTTCCCCTCTTCGTCGTCGACGGCAAGCGCTTCTGGGGGAACGACCGAATCGACTTTCTCCTGGAAGAGCTTCGGGGGTAA
- a CDS encoding UPF0056 inner membrane protein, protein MSVLSAAVLLFLVIDPIGNIPMFLVALREVEPGRQRRVIVRELLVALAVLLLFLFAGPFVLEIFHISEPSLSIAGGVILFLIALRMIFRGEEGVFIEPPEKEPFIVPLAVPYLAGPSAVATVMLLVTREPERWPEWLLAVVAAWLVSAVILYTAADLSRVVGRRGLTALERLMGMILTAVAVQMALHGVAEFVANLGAS, encoded by the coding sequence ATGTCCGTGCTTTCCGCCGCCGTGCTTCTTTTTCTCGTCATCGATCCCATCGGGAACATTCCGATGTTTCTCGTCGCGCTCCGGGAGGTGGAGCCGGGGCGGCAAAGGCGCGTCATCGTGCGAGAGCTCCTCGTCGCCCTGGCCGTACTTCTTCTTTTCCTTTTTGCCGGCCCCTTCGTTCTCGAGATCTTCCACATCTCCGAGCCTTCGCTCAGCATCGCCGGCGGCGTGATCCTCTTCCTCATCGCCCTCAGGATGATCTTTCGCGGCGAAGAAGGGGTGTTCATCGAGCCACCGGAAAAGGAGCCGTTCATCGTCCCGCTGGCCGTCCCGTACCTCGCCGGCCCCTCGGCGGTCGCGACGGTCATGCTGCTCGTCACCAGGGAGCCCGAACGGTGGCCGGAGTGGCTCCTGGCGGTCGTCGCCGCCTGGTTGGTCTCCGCCGTGATTCTCTACACGGCGGCTGACCTGAGCCGCGTCGTAGGCCGGCGTGGCCTCACGGCGCTGGAGAGACTCATGGGCATGATCCTCACGGCCGTCGCCGTCCAGATGGCGCTCCACGGGGTCGCCGAGTTCGTGGCGAACCTCGGGGCGTCGTGA
- the fadE21 gene encoding acyl-CoA dehydrogenase — MPDCYPPLNETQTLVRDTIRKVVERELKPHVPKLEREEELPYPYIRKIVRALGLGGEGELTEAMKSAAPEDKLEFFLEAAVAIEIARVCGGVLMSWGVSFGQVGGTIRKYGTEEQKARYVPGLENGEIVGSWCLTEPGAGSDAFGSMRTTARPDGDFYVLNGQKTFITNAPYADVFVVYAKLEENGNRTIQPFLVERGTPGLETSKPFRKMGMHSAPTGAVYLDQVRIPKKNLLGGGVRQRDHVRARLADERAGMPTLSLGLADRAFEIALRYAKEREQFGQPIANFQLVQRRLARMYGLLCNMRSFVFLDFLAGRRVRTDMADICAGKLFCCEAATQITMDAIHILGGNGYMEEYEVERLARDAKLMELGGGTTEIQELTIARHILA; from the coding sequence ATGCCGGACTGCTACCCCCCGCTCAACGAGACGCAGACGCTCGTCCGCGACACGATCCGCAAGGTCGTCGAACGCGAGCTCAAGCCGCACGTCCCGAAGCTCGAGCGCGAAGAGGAACTGCCGTACCCCTACATCCGGAAGATCGTGAGGGCGCTCGGCCTCGGCGGCGAGGGCGAGCTCACCGAAGCGATGAAAAGCGCCGCGCCCGAGGACAAGCTCGAGTTCTTTCTCGAGGCGGCGGTCGCCATCGAGATCGCGCGGGTGTGCGGCGGTGTGCTGATGTCCTGGGGGGTGAGCTTCGGTCAGGTCGGGGGCACGATCCGGAAGTACGGCACGGAGGAACAGAAGGCCAGATACGTGCCGGGCCTCGAGAACGGCGAGATCGTCGGAAGCTGGTGCCTCACGGAGCCCGGCGCCGGATCGGACGCCTTCGGTTCCATGCGCACGACGGCCCGCCCGGACGGGGACTTCTACGTGCTCAACGGCCAGAAGACCTTCATCACGAACGCCCCCTACGCGGACGTCTTCGTGGTCTACGCGAAGCTCGAGGAGAACGGGAACCGCACGATCCAGCCGTTTCTCGTCGAGCGCGGTACCCCGGGACTCGAGACCTCGAAGCCTTTCCGCAAGATGGGCATGCACTCGGCTCCCACGGGCGCGGTGTACCTCGACCAGGTGCGCATCCCGAAAAAGAACCTCCTCGGGGGCGGTGTCCGTCAGCGCGACCACGTCCGCGCCCGGCTCGCCGACGAGCGGGCCGGCATGCCGACCCTCTCCCTGGGCCTTGCCGACCGCGCCTTCGAGATCGCGCTGCGTTACGCGAAAGAGCGCGAGCAGTTCGGCCAGCCGATCGCCAACTTCCAGCTCGTCCAGCGCCGGCTCGCCCGGATGTACGGGCTTCTCTGCAACATGCGGAGTTTCGTTTTCCTGGATTTTCTCGCGGGCCGCAGGGTACGCACGGACATGGCCGACATCTGCGCCGGCAAGCTCTTCTGTTGCGAGGCCGCGACGCAGATCACGATGGACGCCATCCACATCCTGGGCGGCAACGGCTACATGGAAGAGTACGAGGTCGAGCGTCTCGCCCGCGACGCGAAACTCATGGAGCTCGGAGGGGGGACGACCGAAATCCAGGAGCTCACGATCGCAAGGCACATCCTCGCCTGA
- a CDS encoding LLM class F420-dependent oxidoreductase: MDLGKVAMSMPIAASVPECLEWTRRAEEMGYESVWIAETGGPDPFVLAGRIAEHTSRARIGTAVSPVYFRTPATIAAAAGTVAQLAPGRFVLGLGSSSHAMVENWHGLPFEKPVTRVRETVEVVRRMLAGEKVEFEGKTIRTRGFRLMVPPPSPVPIYVGALRPPMLELAGEIADGVVVNLFPVEALPRMLESVAAGARRAGRDASTLEVVCRHQVLVTDDKDAAREMFRAALAGYFATPVYNRFAAWYGFEEEAALVAEGFRKRDRALTRRGMSDRFVDSIGIFGTADECRARVAEYAAAGVTTAVISPLAVDPAAIGRTFEAFARL; the protein is encoded by the coding sequence ATGGATCTCGGCAAGGTCGCGATGAGCATGCCCATTGCCGCGAGCGTTCCGGAGTGCCTCGAGTGGACGCGGCGGGCGGAAGAAATGGGCTACGAGAGCGTCTGGATCGCGGAGACGGGCGGCCCCGATCCCTTCGTGCTCGCGGGGCGAATCGCGGAGCACACGAGCCGGGCGCGGATCGGCACGGCCGTCTCGCCCGTCTATTTCCGCACGCCGGCCACGATCGCCGCGGCCGCGGGTACGGTCGCCCAGCTCGCCCCGGGGCGCTTCGTCCTGGGGCTCGGTTCCTCGAGTCACGCCATGGTCGAGAACTGGCACGGGCTTCCGTTCGAAAAACCCGTAACCCGCGTGCGAGAGACCGTCGAGGTCGTGCGCCGGATGCTGGCCGGCGAAAAAGTCGAGTTCGAGGGAAAGACGATCCGCACGCGCGGCTTCCGCCTGATGGTGCCCCCGCCTTCGCCCGTGCCGATTTACGTGGGGGCCTTGCGGCCGCCCATGCTCGAGCTCGCGGGCGAGATCGCGGACGGCGTGGTCGTGAACCTCTTTCCGGTGGAAGCGCTCCCGCGGATGCTCGAGTCCGTGGCGGCGGGAGCACGCCGGGCGGGACGCGACGCCTCGACCCTCGAGGTCGTCTGCCGCCATCAGGTCCTCGTCACCGACGACAAGGACGCCGCGCGCGAGATGTTCCGGGCCGCCCTGGCCGGCTACTTCGCCACACCCGTCTACAACCGCTTTGCCGCCTGGTACGGCTTCGAGGAAGAAGCCGCGCTCGTGGCCGAGGGCTTTCGCAAGCGCGACCGCGCTCTTACCCGCCGCGGCATGTCCGACCGGTTCGTCGACAGCATCGGCATCTTCGGCACGGCCGACGAGTGCCGCGCCCGCGTGGCGGAATACGCCGCGGCGGGCGTGACGACGGCCGTCATCAGTCCGCTCGCCGTGGATCCCGCGGCCATCGGACGCACCTTCGAGGCGTTCGCTCGCCTGTGA
- a CDS encoding acyl-CoA dehydrogenase, with product MDFSFSEKELAFAREAREWLERNLPREWRRDRLWTRADDPQWLEIARPWQRKLYEGGWAAIAWPPEYGGRGATVVERWLFEEELDRIGAPRPVSSSAVDLIGPAILHHGTPSQRERFLRPLLCGEELWCQGFSEPGAGSDLASLRTRADRDGDFFVVNGQKVWTSHADIADWCFLLCRTEPEAPRHRGLSLLLVPMRSSGVSVRPLRQMTGEAEFCEVFFDNVRVPAENLVGQPGTGWNIAMGILAHERGPIWTFTFQRRIRRSLRELLGTLRDRPFLRGLLSDPVVRQRLAQAHIEVEILKLVGYRSLTLLLRRGHPGNESSVEKILGSETDQRLQELAASLLGPFGILERDPRSPDGGENGSRLPLLPFRDHHGRHLGNPAQRDRAEDPGVAPRNVTYRPVRAAACTRQGHRRPLRSTLRLQGPRTAGGRA from the coding sequence ATGGATTTTTCTTTCTCCGAAAAAGAGCTCGCTTTCGCGCGGGAAGCGCGCGAGTGGCTCGAGCGAAACCTGCCTCGGGAGTGGCGGCGGGACCGGCTGTGGACCCGAGCGGACGACCCGCAGTGGCTCGAGATCGCGCGCCCGTGGCAGCGGAAGCTCTACGAAGGCGGCTGGGCCGCGATCGCCTGGCCTCCCGAATACGGCGGGCGCGGCGCCACCGTCGTCGAACGCTGGCTTTTCGAGGAGGAGCTCGATCGGATCGGCGCGCCGCGGCCGGTTTCCTCTTCGGCCGTGGACCTCATCGGGCCCGCGATCCTCCACCACGGGACGCCGTCGCAGCGCGAGCGTTTTTTACGCCCGCTCCTCTGCGGCGAGGAGCTCTGGTGCCAGGGGTTCTCGGAGCCCGGAGCCGGGTCGGATCTGGCTTCGCTGAGAACTCGCGCCGACCGCGACGGAGATTTTTTCGTCGTCAATGGCCAGAAGGTGTGGACGAGCCACGCCGACATCGCGGACTGGTGCTTTCTTTTGTGCCGCACGGAACCCGAAGCTCCGCGGCACAGGGGCCTGAGCCTTCTCCTCGTGCCGATGCGATCTTCCGGCGTGAGCGTGCGGCCGCTCCGGCAGATGACGGGAGAAGCGGAGTTCTGCGAGGTCTTTTTCGACAACGTCCGCGTGCCGGCGGAAAACCTCGTGGGTCAACCCGGCACGGGCTGGAACATCGCGATGGGGATCCTCGCGCACGAAAGGGGCCCGATCTGGACGTTCACGTTCCAGAGGCGAATCCGAAGAAGCTTGCGCGAACTCCTCGGCACGCTCCGCGACCGGCCGTTTCTGCGTGGGCTGCTCTCCGATCCCGTCGTGCGACAGCGTCTCGCGCAAGCGCATATCGAGGTGGAGATCCTGAAGCTCGTCGGTTACCGGAGCCTCACGTTGCTTTTGCGCCGCGGCCATCCGGGCAACGAAAGTTCGGTGGAGAAAATTCTTGGAAGCGAGACGGACCAACGGCTCCAGGAACTCGCCGCTTCCCTCCTGGGGCCTTTCGGAATCCTCGAGCGCGACCCCAGGTCTCCGGACGGCGGGGAAAACGGCTCACGCCTACCTCTACTCCCGTTCCGAGACCATCATGGGCGGCACCTCGGAAATCCAGCGCAACGTGATCGCGCAGAGGATCCTGGGGTTGCCCCGCGGAACGTGACCTACCGCCCGGTGCGTGCGGCGGCGTGCACGAGGCAGGGGCACCGCCGCCCACTCCGGTCGACTCTCCGGCTCCAAGGACCGCGGACGGCTGGTGGGCGGGCATAA
- a CDS encoding hydrolase: MEPEIRYAKSGDLYVAYATLGSIPRDLVLVMGFVSHLEHFWEEPRFVALCRRLSAVARVVLFDKRGTGLSDRLPNDRLPTLEERMDDLRAVMDAVGSRRATLVGFWEGGPMAALFAATYPERVDGLVLVNAPLRFRRSEDYPWGLDDEGHAQALEAIAEHWGEGRFMAVPNPSCAGDPRLRRWIARLERLGASPGAALALWRMNMDIDVRHVLPAIRVPTLVAHTRDQRILEAEASRWAAKQIPNARYLELPGRDAVPWSESLEPFLAAVEEFVAGGRVEVERDRVLATIVFLDLVGSTERAAELGDVRWAAVRDAFYDAARREVERHRGRVVKTTGDGLLAVFDGPARAVRSALAAVPAARVLGLEVRAGVHAGECELAEDDVGGLAVHIAARVVDRAGPGQVLVTHTVRDLVAGSGLSFTERETAELRGVPERWRLYEAA; encoded by the coding sequence GTGGAACCGGAAATTCGCTACGCGAAAAGCGGTGATCTCTACGTCGCGTACGCGACGTTGGGGAGCATTCCTCGGGACCTGGTTCTGGTGATGGGCTTCGTCTCCCATCTCGAGCATTTCTGGGAGGAGCCTCGTTTCGTTGCGTTGTGCCGGCGCCTTTCTGCCGTCGCGCGGGTCGTTCTCTTCGACAAGCGAGGCACGGGTCTCTCGGACCGTCTTCCGAACGATCGGCTTCCGACGCTCGAAGAACGGATGGACGATCTCCGTGCCGTCATGGACGCCGTGGGATCCAGGCGCGCGACCCTCGTGGGATTCTGGGAGGGGGGTCCCATGGCGGCGCTTTTCGCCGCCACGTACCCGGAACGAGTGGACGGACTCGTCCTCGTGAACGCTCCGCTCAGGTTCCGGCGGTCGGAGGATTATCCGTGGGGCCTCGACGACGAAGGCCACGCGCAGGCCCTCGAGGCCATCGCCGAGCACTGGGGGGAGGGGAGGTTCATGGCGGTTCCCAATCCGAGTTGCGCGGGCGACCCCCGCCTGAGGCGCTGGATCGCACGACTCGAACGCCTGGGTGCGAGCCCCGGCGCGGCGCTCGCGCTGTGGCGGATGAACATGGACATCGACGTCCGGCACGTCCTTCCTGCCATCCGCGTCCCGACCCTCGTCGCGCACACGCGCGACCAGCGGATTCTCGAGGCCGAGGCCAGCCGCTGGGCTGCGAAGCAGATTCCGAACGCCCGCTACCTCGAGCTACCCGGACGAGACGCCGTTCCGTGGTCGGAGTCGCTCGAGCCCTTTCTCGCCGCGGTCGAGGAGTTCGTCGCGGGAGGGCGCGTCGAGGTCGAAAGGGACCGGGTTCTCGCGACGATCGTGTTCTTGGATCTCGTGGGCTCGACCGAGCGCGCGGCCGAGCTCGGGGACGTGCGCTGGGCGGCCGTGCGCGACGCTTTCTACGACGCCGCGCGGCGCGAGGTCGAGCGGCACCGGGGTCGTGTGGTCAAAACCACGGGCGACGGGCTTCTCGCCGTTTTCGACGGCCCCGCACGCGCGGTCCGTTCCGCACTTGCTGCCGTTCCCGCGGCGCGGGTCCTGGGTCTCGAGGTACGCGCCGGGGTTCACGCCGGGGAGTGCGAGCTTGCCGAGGACGACGTGGGCGGTCTGGCCGTGCACATCGCGGCACGGGTCGTCGACCGGGCCGGGCCGGGGCAAGTGCTGGTCACGCACACCGTGCGCGACCTGGTCGCCGGCTCGGGGCTTTCTTTCACCGAACGCGAAACGGCCGAGCTCCGGGGGGTGCCGGAGAGGTGGCGGCTTTACGAGGCTGCCTGA
- a CDS encoding putative enoyl-CoA hydratase gives MAEPAVRFEKEGHIATVTLNRPEVRNAINAEMLCRLADAWQAIVDDPEIRVAILTGAGEEAFCAGADLDRLVRMMQGLRPPEDEFDERIQKDYSLIWKGLLREFDVYKPIVAAVKGFCVAGGVELLQCTDIRVASEDAQFGLAEVKWSLFPMAGSTVRLPRQIPYCMAMEILLTGERMSAAEAYRIGLVNRVVPRDRVLPEARRFAEILAENGPLAVQAVKRSVLEGSGRPIREALAKEFEIGAQVALSQDAKEGTRAFKEKRKPVFQGR, from the coding sequence ATGGCGGAACCGGCCGTACGCTTCGAAAAAGAGGGACACATCGCGACCGTGACGCTCAACCGACCCGAGGTTCGGAACGCGATCAACGCCGAGATGCTCTGCCGTCTGGCCGACGCGTGGCAGGCGATCGTGGACGACCCCGAAATCCGCGTGGCTATCCTCACCGGCGCGGGGGAGGAAGCGTTCTGCGCGGGGGCGGACCTCGACCGGCTCGTGCGCATGATGCAGGGGCTCCGGCCGCCCGAGGACGAGTTCGACGAACGGATCCAGAAGGACTATTCGTTGATCTGGAAGGGACTTTTGCGCGAGTTCGACGTCTACAAGCCCATCGTGGCGGCCGTGAAGGGGTTCTGCGTGGCCGGCGGGGTGGAACTCCTGCAGTGCACGGACATCCGCGTGGCGTCCGAAGACGCGCAGTTCGGGCTCGCGGAAGTGAAGTGGAGTCTCTTCCCGATGGCCGGCTCGACGGTTCGCCTCCCGCGACAGATTCCGTACTGCATGGCGATGGAAATTCTTCTCACGGGCGAACGGATGAGCGCGGCCGAGGCGTACCGGATCGGGCTCGTGAACCGCGTGGTCCCGCGCGACCGCGTCCTTCCCGAGGCACGGCGTTTCGCCGAGATCCTCGCCGAGAACGGCCCTCTCGCCGTCCAGGCCGTCAAGCGTTCGGTGCTCGAAGGCTCGGGTCGGCCGATCCGCGAAGCCCTGGCCAAGGAGTTCGAGATCGGGGCACAGGTGGCCCTCTCGCAGGACGCCAAGGAGGGAACCCGCGCTTTCAAGGAAAAGAGGAAGCCCGTTTTCCAGGGGAGATGA
- a CDS encoding hypothetical protein (possible pseudo, frameshifted) encodes MGERNRTADRVEPLRQDLVLAFPYKHSTGETIGRFLAGLKEQKKIWGRRVSGLGVVVPPVDYSEVDASPAREWVEVADTGTVTACAVVHRPIEGLHPFPHPFAYVLVRLDGADTALAHVVRDGLQRLRVGARVRAVWAPDGERKGTIRDIVCFEVLES; translated from the coding sequence ATGGGGGAGCGGAACAGGACCGCCGATCGGGTCGAGCCACTTCGTCAGGACCTCGTTCTCGCCTTCCCCTACAAGCACTCGACGGGCGAGACGATCGGGCGCTTTCTCGCGGGTCTCAAGGAGCAGAAGAAGATCTGGGGCCGGCGCGTCTCCGGACTCGGGGTCGTCGTGCCGCCGGTCGACTACTCGGAGGTGGACGCGAGCCCTGCGCGCGAGTGGGTCGAGGTGGCGGACACGGGGACCGTGACGGCCTGTGCCGTCGTGCACCGCCCGATCGAGGGGCTCCATCCCTTTCCGCACCCCTTCGCCTACGTGCTCGTGCGCCTCGACGGGGCGGACACCGCACTCGCGCACGTCGTTCGCGACGGGCTCCAACGGCTCCGCGTGGGCGCGCGGGTCCGCGCGGTGTGGGCGCCCGACGGCGAGCGCAAGGGCACGATCCGCGACATCGTGTGCTTCGAGGTTCTGGAGTCGTGA